One window of the Melanotaenia boesemani isolate fMelBoe1 chromosome 14, fMelBoe1.pri, whole genome shotgun sequence genome contains the following:
- the aatf gene encoding protein AATF has protein sequence MAGSFSQELEDLLNPLPKFADPEDDADEATKARVIESFDHDDGVGLGALRKHNTALLSDTDSRYEGKTVSRKQLLMDMEGSDEEEEDGNVEDSVEDVETDDSDCKNSLEDDEEEEEDELFSSDSTADAKLASELKDSHMSFPQQLDFHKLTEGMDDLGVSENYVDDDSGEDSEGSDEDSDDDEMEAGGPGGTICTFSQDKVDEEVEKGKAVKNQLALWDQLLEGRIKIQRVLLTANQLPQPQTLPEFRRRGGAELTAALKNTHKALKALQRSLLELHDQLLHQNSNTRSITAGKMPTRDGDEEMSSEEEEEGSAPKRKLEMAEYPGFMAKRFAAFEPYRNATLQKWHDKTRLTVGKSSKGFGAFDRNVLTQVEQVLTDRERLLRRTQSRRSEYSILGKLEPSAGTSGKGLSEGEEPQLKANAHLTDLDEDIFDDDDFYHQLLRELIERKTSAADPNDQVAMGRQWLAIQKLRSKIKKKVDTKASKGRKVRFHIHSKLLNFMAPVDHSSMSEEARSELYRGLFGHKTSIREGF, from the coding sequence ATGGCGGGCTCGTTTTCCCAAGAGTTGGAAGATTTGTTAAATCCTTTACCTAAATTTGCGGATCCAGAGGATGATGCTGATGAGGCGACAAAAGCCCGAGTGATAGAGAGCTTCGACCACGACGACGGAGTCGGCCTCGGAGCTCTgcgaaaacacaacacagcccTGCTGTCAGACACAGACAGCCGGTATGAAGGGAAGACAGTGTCCCGGAAACAGCTGCTGATGGACATGGAAggatctgatgaagaggaggaggatggtaATGTTGAGGACTCTGTGGAGGATGTGGAGACCGATGACAGTGATTGCAAAAACAGTTTagaagatgatgaggaggaggaggaagatgaattGTTTAGCAGCGATTCTACAGCAGATGCTAAACTGGCCTCAGAATTGAAGGACAGCCACATGAGTTTTCCTCAGCAACTAGACTTCCACAAGCTGACAGAGGGCATGGATGACCTGGGTGTGAGTGAAAATTATGTAGACGACGACAGTGGTGAGGACTCTGAAGGCAGCGATGAAGactctgatgatgatgagatgGAGGCCGGGGGACCTGGTGGGACCATCTGCACGTTTAGCCAAGACAAAGTGGATGAGGAGGTTGAGAAAGGGAAGGCTGTGAAGAACCAGCTGGCTCTCTGGGACCAGCTGCTTGAAGGCAGAATCAAAATCCAGAGAGTTCTGTTGACGGCCAATCAGCTTCCACAGCCGCAGACGCTGCCAGAGTTCAGGaggagaggtggagctgagcTCACAGCAGCTCTGAAGAACACTCACAAGGCTCTAAAGGCTCTCCAGAGGTCCCTGCTGGAGCTGCACGACCAGCTGCTGCACCAGAACTCCAACACGAGGAGCATCACCGCAGGAAAGATGCCCACTCGGGATGGAGATGAAGAGATGagcagtgaggaggaggaagagggatcAGCACCCAAACGGAAACTGGAAATGGCGGAGTACCCAGGCTTCATGGCCAAACGTTTTGCAGCCTTCGAGCCGTACCGCAACGCCACGCTGCAGAAGTGGCACGACAAAACCCGACTGACGGTGGGCAAGAGCAGCAAAGGGTTCGGCGCGTTTGACCGGAACGTCCTCACCCAGGTGGAGCAGGtgctgacagacagagagaggctGCTGCGGCGCACCCAGAGCCGCCGCTCCGAGTACAGCATCCTGGGAAAACTGGAGCCTTCAGCTGGAACGTCCGGAAAGGGCCTGTCAGAGGGAGAGGAGCCGCAGCTGAAAGCAAACGCACACCTGACCGATCTGGACGAGGACATATTCGATGATGATGATTTCTACCACCAGCTACTGAGAGAGCTGATCGAGCGCAAGACGAGTGCGGCGGACCCCAACGACCAGGTGGCCATGGGCAGGCAGTGGTTGGCCATCCAGAAGCTGCGCAGCAAGATCAAGAAGAAGGTGGATACCAAAGCCAGCAAGGGGCGCAAAGTTCGCTTCCACATCCACAGCAAACTGCTCAACTTCATGGCGCCAGTAGACCACAGCTCCATGAGCGAAGAGGCCCGCAGCGAACTGTACCGGGGTCTCTTCGGGCACAAGACCTCCATCAGGGAGGGATTTTAA
- the magoh gene encoding protein mago nashi homolog, translated as MSTSDFYLRYYVGHKGKFGHEFLEFEFRPDGKLRYANNSNYKNDVMIRKEAYVHKSVMEELKRIIDDSEITKEDDALWPPPDRVGRQELEIVIGDEHISFTTSKIGSLIDVNQSKDPEGLRVFYYLVQDLKCLVFSLIGLHFKIKPI; from the exons ATGTCAACAAGTGACTTCTATTTGAGATACTATGTTGGTCACAAGGGCAAATTTGGACACGAATTTTTGGAATTTGAGTTCAGACCAGACG GTAAACTGAGGTACGCAAACAACAGCAACTACAAGAATGATGTCATGATCAGGAAAGAG GCATACGTACACAAAAGTGTGATGGAGGAACTGAAAAGGATCATTGATGACAGTGAAATCACCAAAGAAGATGACGCCCTGTGGCCCCCTCCGGACAGAGTTGGAAGACAG GAGTTGGAGATCGTCATCGGGGATGAGCACATTTCCTTCACAACTTCCAAAATTGGCTCTCTGATCGACGTCAACCAGTCGAA GGATCCTGAAGGTCTTCGTGTCTTCTACTATCTGGTGCAGGACCTGAAATGTCTCGTCTTCAGTCTGATCGGCCTACACTTCAAGATCAAGCCCATCTAA